The Heliomicrobium gestii genome includes a region encoding these proteins:
- a CDS encoding methionine ABC transporter permease translates to MGNLNWQGISADLIKALAETSYMVGISMALSVVVGIPLGLLLYITEKGLFAENRLVNLLGGFAVNVIRSTPFVILLVLLLPITQRLIGTTIGPIAASVPLSVAAIAFYARLVQSSLWEVDRGVLEAADAMGAPPWMIIKDVLLSESFPGLVRGLTVTAVSLIGYSAMAGIVGGGGVGDLAIRFGYYRYETDIMLITVVALIVLVQLVQSAGDYFAKRGTK, encoded by the coding sequence ATGGGAAACCTTAATTGGCAAGGGATTTCGGCCGATCTGATCAAAGCGCTGGCCGAAACGTCGTACATGGTGGGGATTTCCATGGCCCTATCCGTCGTTGTCGGCATACCGCTGGGACTGTTGCTGTATATCACCGAAAAGGGATTGTTTGCTGAAAACCGGCTCGTGAATCTCCTGGGCGGTTTTGCTGTCAATGTCATCCGTTCGACACCCTTTGTGATCTTGCTGGTCTTGCTGCTCCCGATCACACAGCGTTTGATTGGAACCACCATCGGTCCCATCGCCGCCTCGGTGCCCCTTTCGGTGGCGGCCATCGCCTTCTACGCCCGGTTGGTGCAATCGTCGCTGTGGGAAGTGGATCGCGGCGTGCTGGAAGCGGCAGACGCCATGGGAGCGCCGCCCTGGATGATCATCAAAGACGTCCTGCTCTCGGAGAGCTTTCCCGGACTGGTGCGTGGGCTCACCGTGACAGCCGTCAGTCTGATCGGCTATTCGGCCATGGCCGGCATTGTTGGCGGCGGTGGCGTCGGTGATTTGGCCATCCGGTTCGGTTATTACCGCTATGAAACAGATATCATGCTGATCACCGTCGTCGCGTTGATCGTGCTGGTGCAGCTGGTGCAAAGCGCCGGCGACTATTTTGCCAAAAGGGGAACCAAATGA
- a CDS encoding MetQ/NlpA family ABC transporter substrate-binding protein, translating to MKKWLRLVSALLIFALAGTLAGCSSSAPSSSSSGNTAADPQKKLVFGVAPGPYGDMIKKAIQPSLEKKGYTVEVKEFSDYVQPNLALANKELDANLYQHRPYLEKFSADKGLKLSPLVSVPTAGLGIYSHKIKAANDQELKAALKPGDEVTLANDPTNLARALRLLDKHGLLTIKKDIDPAKASEKDIDQNPYGLKISPVEAAQLPRTLDSVALSVVNGNYAIAAGLSLSSAVIKEELADDLKNLVAVRTEDLDKPFVKDIKEAVESDAFRKVIEDPAGIFNAFQKPDWYRTKWNVT from the coding sequence ATGAAAAAATGGTTGCGTTTGGTTTCCGCATTGCTTATCTTTGCGCTGGCAGGCACGCTGGCTGGTTGCTCTTCCTCGGCGCCCTCGTCCTCTTCGTCCGGAAACACTGCCGCCGACCCTCAGAAGAAGCTCGTCTTCGGCGTCGCGCCGGGCCCCTATGGCGATATGATCAAAAAGGCCATCCAGCCCAGCCTGGAGAAGAAAGGGTACACCGTCGAAGTCAAAGAGTTCAGCGACTATGTGCAGCCCAACCTCGCCCTCGCCAATAAAGAGTTGGACGCGAACCTCTATCAGCACCGGCCATACCTGGAGAAATTCTCGGCCGACAAGGGCCTGAAGCTGTCGCCCCTTGTCTCCGTCCCCACGGCCGGACTAGGCATCTATTCCCATAAAATCAAAGCCGCCAATGACCAGGAACTGAAAGCGGCGCTGAAACCGGGCGATGAAGTCACCTTGGCCAACGATCCGACCAACCTGGCGCGGGCCTTGCGGCTGCTCGACAAACACGGGCTGCTCACCATCAAAAAGGACATCGACCCGGCCAAAGCCTCTGAAAAAGACATCGATCAAAACCCCTACGGGCTGAAGATTTCTCCCGTCGAAGCGGCGCAGCTTCCCCGCACGCTCGACAGCGTCGCATTGTCTGTTGTCAATGGCAACTACGCCATCGCCGCAGGGCTCTCCCTTTCTTCAGCCGTCATCAAAGAGGAACTGGCTGATGATCTGAAAAATCTGGTGGCGGTTCGAACAGAGGATCTCGATAAACCCTTTGTCAAAGACATCAAAGAGGCCGTAGAGTCGGATGCTTTCAGAAAGGTGATTGAAGACCCTGCGGGCATCTTCAATGCCTTCCAAAAACCGGACTGGTATCGAACGAAGTGGAATGTTACGTGA
- a CDS encoding transketolase C-terminal domain-containing protein, with product MAQVKQFVSGNEAVAIGARLACPQVITAYPITPQTVAMERLSEMVGEGTLQAQFILVESEHSALSAAMGASAFGSRTFTATSSQGLLYMAECLHYASGGRFPIVMMNANRSVALPWSIYGDHRDSLSLLDSGWLQVYVEDAQEALDMILQAYAIAENEQVLTPVMVNLDGFTVTHTYEPIRVPSQAAVDAFLPSFAPAIKMDLAKPLNMGFSSTPADNMAFKYQQHQGAEAARCVIDQVDRSFGEHFGRPYGGLMEAYRCDDAELILITLGSVSGTARRVVDALREQGEKVGLVKIRFMRPFPREEIAAVARNARAVGILDRDISFGYEGAVYTNVNSALAGNGQVPPTLNFIAGLGGRDIRKEDIETMFLRLASAADGRPFQRVEFIHLGVMTDD from the coding sequence ATGGCGCAAGTTAAACAGTTTGTCTCTGGCAATGAAGCCGTCGCGATCGGCGCCCGTCTTGCCTGTCCTCAGGTGATCACGGCCTATCCCATCACCCCGCAGACCGTGGCGATGGAACGCCTGTCTGAAATGGTGGGGGAAGGGACGCTGCAGGCCCAGTTTATCCTCGTCGAGTCGGAACACTCGGCCTTGTCGGCGGCCATGGGCGCCAGCGCCTTCGGCAGCCGCACCTTTACGGCCACCTCGTCACAGGGCCTTCTGTACATGGCGGAGTGTCTCCATTACGCCAGTGGCGGACGCTTTCCCATCGTGATGATGAACGCCAACCGGTCGGTCGCCCTGCCCTGGAGCATCTACGGCGATCACCGCGATTCTCTATCGCTGCTTGATTCGGGGTGGCTCCAGGTCTATGTGGAGGATGCCCAGGAGGCCCTCGACATGATCCTTCAGGCCTATGCCATCGCCGAAAACGAACAGGTGCTGACACCGGTGATGGTGAATCTCGACGGCTTCACCGTCACCCATACATACGAGCCGATCCGGGTTCCCTCGCAGGCGGCGGTGGACGCTTTTTTGCCATCCTTCGCGCCGGCGATCAAGATGGATCTCGCTAAACCGCTGAACATGGGTTTTAGTTCGACGCCGGCTGATAATATGGCGTTCAAGTACCAGCAGCACCAGGGAGCCGAAGCGGCCCGCTGTGTCATCGACCAGGTCGACCGATCCTTTGGCGAGCATTTTGGGCGCCCCTATGGCGGGCTGATGGAGGCCTACCGCTGTGACGACGCCGAGTTGATCTTGATCACCCTGGGCTCTGTCAGCGGCACCGCTCGCCGAGTTGTCGACGCGCTGCGGGAACAAGGAGAAAAGGTGGGGTTGGTAAAGATCCGCTTCATGCGGCCCTTTCCACGGGAAGAGATCGCGGCTGTGGCCCGCAACGCTCGCGCCGTGGGCATCCTGGATCGGGACATCTCCTTCGGCTATGAAGGCGCTGTCTACACCAATGTCAACTCCGCCCTCGCCGGCAATGGCCAAGTGCCGCCCACCTTGAACTTCATCGCCGGCTTAGGCGGGCGGGACATTCGCAAAGAAGACATTGAGACTATGTTCCTCCGCTTGGCTTCGGCTGCCGATGGTCGACCCTTTCAGCGGGTTGAGTTTATCCATCTGGGGGTGATGACCGATGACTGA
- a CDS encoding pyridoxal phosphate-dependent aminotransferase yields MPQPSNRLQFFGESVIRRMTRVAQAHGAINLSQGFPDFDPPQALLQALERVTYEGPHQYAVTWGAPNFREALAKKQSHFMNIPIDPEKNIVVTCGSTEAMMVAMMTVCDPRDKVIVFSPFYENYVADTILTGADPIYVPLRPPEYHFDEAELRRAFAQKPKALILCNPANPSGKVFHREELEVIARLADEFDTYVITDEVYEHIVYEPHEHSYFAALPGMFERTLSCSSLSKTYAITGWRLGYVIAPPHLIDGARKIHDFLTVGAAAPLQEAAVTALGFPQEYYRQLLEGYREKRDTFLSYLDQTGLTYTAPQGAYYVMVDISPFGHADDETFCQWLAREIGVAAVPGSSFFREPVQQWIRFHFAKRKETLEEAGRRLLRLRECGR; encoded by the coding sequence ATGCCGCAACCGAGCAATCGACTTCAGTTTTTTGGCGAATCGGTGATCCGGCGGATGACAAGGGTGGCTCAAGCCCACGGCGCGATCAACCTGTCCCAGGGCTTTCCCGATTTTGACCCGCCGCAAGCATTATTGCAAGCCTTGGAGCGGGTGACCTATGAAGGACCCCACCAGTATGCCGTCACCTGGGGAGCGCCCAATTTTCGCGAGGCCTTAGCCAAAAAGCAGTCTCACTTCATGAACATCCCGATCGATCCGGAAAAGAACATCGTCGTCACCTGCGGCAGCACCGAAGCCATGATGGTGGCCATGATGACCGTCTGCGACCCGAGGGACAAGGTGATCGTCTTTTCCCCCTTCTATGAGAACTACGTGGCCGACACCATCCTCACAGGCGCCGATCCCATTTACGTTCCCCTCCGCCCGCCGGAGTACCATTTCGATGAAGCGGAACTGCGCCGCGCCTTTGCCCAGAAACCGAAAGCGCTGATTCTGTGCAACCCCGCTAACCCCAGCGGCAAAGTGTTTCACCGGGAGGAACTGGAGGTGATCGCCCGCTTGGCCGATGAGTTTGACACCTACGTGATCACCGACGAGGTCTATGAACACATCGTCTATGAGCCCCATGAACACTCCTACTTCGCCGCATTGCCGGGGATGTTCGAGCGCACCCTTTCCTGCAGTTCCCTGTCGAAAACCTACGCCATTACCGGCTGGCGTCTTGGCTATGTCATCGCGCCGCCTCATCTGATTGACGGCGCGCGGAAGATCCATGATTTTCTGACCGTCGGCGCGGCGGCGCCCCTTCAGGAAGCGGCGGTTACGGCGCTGGGTTTTCCCCAGGAATATTACCGGCAACTGCTGGAGGGGTACCGGGAAAAACGTGACACCTTCCTGTCCTATCTTGACCAGACAGGGTTGACCTACACGGCGCCACAGGGAGCCTATTACGTCATGGTCGATATTTCCCCCTTTGGCCACGCCGACGATGAGACCTTTTGTCAGTGGCTGGCCAGGGAAATCGGGGTGGCCGCTGTGCCGGGATCGAGTTTCTTCCGAGAACCCGTTCAACAGTGGATCCGCTTTCATTTCGCCAAACGGAAGGAAACGCTGGAAGAAGCCGGTCGCCGTTTGCTCCGTCTAAGGGAGTGTGGCCGATGA
- a CDS encoding 4Fe-4S binding protein, with protein MRRPHIRPFPRPVHIRDYPCGPHFQAGHLVDNAAGWRLETPEINGARCVNCLRCYLACPEGALYRSEKAVRLDKDFCKGCGICASECPLQAIQMGRDE; from the coding sequence ATGAGGAGACCGCACATCCGGCCTTTTCCTCGACCTGTGCATATCCGTGACTATCCCTGCGGTCCCCATTTTCAAGCCGGCCATCTCGTTGACAACGCCGCCGGCTGGCGCCTGGAAACACCTGAAATTAACGGGGCCCGATGCGTGAATTGCCTGCGCTGTTACCTGGCCTGTCCCGAAGGCGCCCTTTACCGGTCAGAAAAGGCGGTTCGATTGGATAAAGACTTTTGCAAAGGCTGTGGAATTTGCGCCAGCGAGTGTCCGCTCCAAGCGATCCAGATGGGCAGGGATGAGTGA
- a CDS encoding thiamine pyrophosphate-dependent enzyme, translating into MTEPVSKAAAKPVNARTLTEQEFFFGHKACAGCGGALAVRLALKVLGERTYAVLPAGCMSAVGFIYPQMAFGINAMISTFAGTASMLSGMAAAARAQGLNDVHLIGFAGDGGTADIGIQALSGAIDRNEKIIYVCYDNEAYMNTGTQKSGLTPFGAHTTTTPAGAMSRGAGNRKKNMFDIVTAHGITYAATTSIGHIQDFLNKIQRAAAVEGTAYIHVLAPCPTGWGIATDQTLAIAREAVDCGLWVLAEYEKGRYALTKTPQQFTPISDYLKKQGRFRHLLEKEVEEVERERDERWSYIRRHWNCL; encoded by the coding sequence ATGACTGAACCAGTGAGCAAAGCAGCGGCGAAACCTGTCAATGCGCGCACATTGACGGAACAGGAGTTTTTCTTCGGCCACAAGGCCTGCGCCGGTTGCGGCGGCGCGCTGGCCGTCCGGCTCGCCCTTAAGGTGCTGGGGGAACGAACCTATGCCGTGCTGCCGGCGGGATGCATGTCTGCCGTCGGCTTTATCTACCCGCAAATGGCCTTCGGCATCAACGCCATGATCTCCACCTTTGCGGGAACTGCCTCGATGCTCTCCGGGATGGCTGCCGCCGCCCGCGCGCAGGGGCTGAACGATGTTCACCTGATCGGATTCGCCGGCGATGGGGGAACGGCCGATATCGGCATTCAGGCCCTATCGGGCGCCATTGACCGCAACGAAAAGATCATCTATGTCTGTTACGACAATGAAGCCTACATGAACACGGGAACCCAGAAGAGCGGCTTGACGCCCTTTGGCGCCCATACGACAACCACGCCCGCTGGCGCAATGTCCCGCGGCGCCGGCAATCGCAAGAAAAACATGTTCGATATCGTGACCGCCCATGGCATCACCTACGCGGCAACGACCAGCATCGGACACATCCAGGACTTTCTGAACAAGATCCAGCGCGCTGCTGCCGTAGAGGGAACCGCCTACATTCATGTCTTGGCCCCCTGCCCGACAGGATGGGGAATCGCCACGGATCAGACGCTGGCCATCGCTCGGGAAGCTGTCGACTGTGGTTTATGGGTCCTGGCAGAGTATGAAAAGGGGAGGTATGCCCTGACCAAAACGCCGCAACAGTTCACGCCTATCTCGGACTACCTCAAGAAACAGGGGCGATTTAGACATCTGCTGGAAAAGGAAGTCGAGGAAGTGGAGCGAGAGCGGGATGAACGGTGGTCCTACATACGACGGCACTGGAACTGTCTCTAA
- a CDS encoding phenylacetate--CoA ligase family protein, whose amino-acid sequence MSERRYWDKSIETLSRNELEMVQLRQLRQHLEWAYVKSPYYREAFDKAGVLPSQLKTLEDLQRFPFTNKQVERERQAKAPLLGDMLAVPEEEVVYVSASSGSTGMATLSPFTAEDFDDFQEAQARLFWAAGIRPRDRYVHALNFTLFVGGPDVIGAQKLGALCIWAGAIPSERLLHIMKELQPTVTWTTPSYAWYLGETAKKHGLDPAKDLSIRRIIVAGEPGGSIPATRRAIEELWDAEIYDFYGISDIYGACAGMCEARDGLHLVEDQILLEVLDPQTQQPVPPGEAGEMVLTTLRKRARPMIRFRTGDIVTRLSEPCACGRTHSRIRILGRIDDMFIVSGVNIFPSDIEYAVRNLSELNGEYRITLYRENHLSKFRLEVESRSPQAPVGVLADRLSHGIKSRLGVRPAQIDVLPPNSLPRSTHKAKRVVDLRNE is encoded by the coding sequence TTGAGTGAGAGACGGTACTGGGATAAGTCGATCGAGACCTTATCTCGCAACGAGTTGGAAATGGTTCAATTGCGGCAGCTACGTCAGCACCTAGAGTGGGCCTACGTCAAATCCCCGTACTACCGGGAAGCCTTTGACAAGGCGGGAGTCCTGCCCTCTCAACTCAAAACCCTGGAGGATTTGCAGCGCTTTCCCTTTACCAATAAGCAGGTGGAGCGTGAACGTCAGGCCAAGGCGCCTCTTCTTGGCGATATGCTGGCTGTGCCGGAAGAAGAGGTGGTATATGTCTCCGCGTCGAGCGGTTCCACGGGGATGGCCACCTTGAGTCCCTTCACCGCTGAGGACTTCGACGACTTTCAGGAGGCCCAGGCGCGCTTGTTCTGGGCGGCGGGGATACGTCCGCGCGATCGCTACGTCCATGCCTTGAACTTCACCCTTTTTGTGGGTGGACCGGACGTGATCGGCGCCCAAAAGTTAGGCGCCCTATGCATCTGGGCGGGCGCCATTCCCTCGGAACGGTTGTTACATATCATGAAAGAATTGCAACCGACAGTAACCTGGACCACACCGTCCTACGCCTGGTATTTGGGTGAGACGGCGAAAAAGCACGGGTTGGATCCTGCCAAGGATTTGAGCATCCGCCGGATCATCGTAGCTGGAGAGCCGGGTGGCTCCATTCCGGCTACCCGGCGAGCCATCGAAGAACTGTGGGACGCTGAGATCTATGATTTTTACGGCATATCCGATATTTACGGCGCCTGTGCGGGCATGTGCGAGGCCCGCGATGGGCTGCATCTGGTGGAAGACCAAATCCTACTGGAGGTGCTCGATCCGCAGACCCAGCAGCCCGTTCCGCCGGGAGAAGCTGGTGAGATGGTGTTGACGACGCTGCGCAAACGGGCTCGTCCCATGATCCGCTTCCGCACCGGCGATATCGTGACGCGGCTGTCGGAGCCCTGCGCCTGCGGGCGCACCCATAGTCGGATCCGAATTCTCGGGCGGATCGACGACATGTTCATCGTTTCCGGGGTCAACATCTTCCCCAGTGACATCGAGTATGCTGTGCGCAACTTGAGTGAACTCAATGGGGAGTATCGCATCACCCTATACAGGGAGAACCATCTATCCAAGTTCCGTTTAGAGGTGGAAAGCCGATCGCCGCAGGCGCCGGTGGGGGTGTTGGCCGACAGACTGAGTCACGGGATCAAAAGCCGCCTGGGCGTTCGCCCGGCGCAAATCGATGTGCTTCCGCCTAACAGCTTGCCCCGGTCGACCCACAAAGCGAAGCGGGTTGTCGACTTGCGCAACGAATAA
- a CDS encoding 2-oxoacid:acceptor oxidoreductase family protein, translating to MIEVRWLGRGGQGAFTAARLLGLSAALFENKYAQAFPSFGPERRGAPVSAFTRIADQKITDRSEVTRCDYLVVLDETLWKPQLWQDLKPGGTVLVNATDPTQWFEKASADAPDEYRRANRKASAINALAIARNWIGKPIVNTAMLGALVGLSGIISLEAAIQGIRHEMKPAQVAGNVNALTMACKKVRP from the coding sequence ATGATTGAAGTTCGATGGTTGGGCCGAGGCGGGCAAGGGGCCTTTACGGCGGCTCGGCTGCTCGGCCTCTCGGCGGCGCTGTTTGAGAACAAATATGCCCAGGCCTTTCCCTCTTTCGGACCGGAACGGCGAGGGGCTCCTGTCTCGGCCTTCACCCGGATCGCTGATCAAAAAATCACAGACCGCAGTGAAGTCACCCGTTGTGATTACCTGGTGGTGCTCGATGAAACCTTGTGGAAGCCCCAATTGTGGCAGGATCTGAAGCCCGGCGGAACGGTGCTGGTCAATGCCACCGATCCGACACAGTGGTTCGAGAAGGCCTCCGCCGACGCCCCTGACGAGTATAGGCGCGCCAATCGGAAAGCGAGCGCTATCAATGCATTGGCTATCGCCCGCAACTGGATCGGAAAGCCGATCGTCAATACAGCCATGCTGGGGGCCTTGGTGGGTCTCTCGGGGATCATCTCCCTTGAGGCGGCGATCCAGGGGATCCGCCATGAGATGAAGCCGGCCCAAGTCGCCGGGAACGTCAACGCCTTGACCATGGCCTGCAAGAAGGTGAGACCATGA
- a CDS encoding FtsW/RodA/SpoVE family cell cycle protein: protein MNLEKQAEVTAYLDAVCAHVRYREVHEQIQLELLSHIESLVEEQVAEGESEQAAIQKALRQMGDAVVVGKQLHKTHQPRTEWGLFGLVALIVSIGMLTIYSIQAQGLLGHFAALFQKSLLWLFIGTALATCLYYYDYRKLKKHAGRIYGIVILVLVLSHFTGVQVNGKTFVSLGMVQIDFIGISPYLLTVALAGLFCKWTWDTVGVAKAFGLLMLPLVIYYMNFDKGAFLLYLVAFFLLMTLSGAKRYQWLGMASAFGGFFALFLLSEPYRMKRMFTFLNPYADPKGAGWLHVQIHETIASAGWWGQGFTFPAHWLPEVHTDMIFPYMVYTFGWVFGAIFLVTVLMLLYRMAATARVIKEPFGRNLIHGFTGIIGFGLLWNMLNGSGLAPGYYVALPFISYGGSQLLINLVATGLVLGVFRRKDLIPSDGRPSLSPEKT, encoded by the coding sequence ATGAACTTGGAGAAACAAGCCGAAGTGACTGCCTATCTGGACGCGGTCTGCGCCCATGTCCGCTACCGGGAAGTCCATGAACAGATCCAGTTGGAATTACTCAGCCATATTGAATCTCTTGTGGAGGAACAAGTCGCCGAGGGAGAAAGCGAGCAAGCGGCCATTCAGAAGGCGCTCCGACAGATGGGCGACGCCGTCGTCGTGGGCAAGCAGCTACATAAGACCCATCAACCGAGAACAGAGTGGGGACTCTTTGGGCTCGTCGCCTTGATTGTGAGCATCGGTATGCTCACGATTTATTCAATCCAAGCCCAGGGGTTGTTAGGCCATTTTGCCGCCCTCTTTCAAAAATCCCTGCTCTGGCTCTTTATCGGAACGGCATTGGCGACCTGCTTGTACTACTACGATTATCGAAAGCTCAAGAAGCATGCAGGTCGGATTTACGGCATCGTTATCCTGGTGTTGGTGCTGTCGCATTTCACTGGCGTCCAAGTGAACGGGAAGACCTTCGTCAGCCTGGGGATGGTCCAGATCGACTTCATCGGAATCAGCCCCTATTTGCTGACCGTCGCCTTGGCCGGGTTGTTTTGCAAGTGGACCTGGGACACTGTCGGCGTTGCCAAGGCTTTTGGTCTGCTGATGCTTCCTTTAGTGATCTACTACATGAATTTCGATAAGGGCGCTTTCCTACTTTATCTGGTTGCCTTTTTCCTATTGATGACACTGTCAGGGGCAAAACGATACCAGTGGCTGGGTATGGCATCAGCCTTTGGCGGCTTCTTTGCTCTATTCCTCTTGTCAGAACCCTACCGGATGAAGCGAATGTTCACCTTCCTAAATCCATATGCCGATCCGAAAGGCGCAGGGTGGTTGCATGTGCAGATCCATGAAACCATCGCTTCCGCCGGATGGTGGGGGCAAGGATTTACCTTTCCGGCTCACTGGCTTCCTGAAGTTCATACTGACATGATCTTTCCCTATATGGTCTACACCTTTGGCTGGGTCTTTGGCGCAATATTCCTGGTTACGGTTTTGATGCTGCTCTATCGGATGGCGGCCACTGCTCGAGTCATCAAGGAACCCTTCGGGCGCAATCTCATCCATGGCTTCACAGGCATCATCGGTTTTGGCCTGCTCTGGAATATGCTCAACGGAAGCGGCCTTGCGCCAGGCTATTATGTTGCGCTGCCCTTCATCAGTTACGGCGGTTCTCAACTGCTGATCAACCTGGTCGCCACCGGTCTGGTGCTCGGCGTCTTTCGCCGGAAAGATCTGATTCCCTCAGATGGCCGACCGTCGCTCAGCCCGGAAAAAACGTGA
- a CDS encoding PadR family transcriptional regulator: MQVNKELLKGSTVTLVLSLLDRQPMYGYEMIKEMEKLSDGIFAFKEGTLYPILHALESEGLVEAFWMGEEGARRRKYYRITGAGKRRLREKRAEWNLFSSSVNRIIGEGIL, translated from the coding sequence ATGCAAGTCAACAAAGAACTGCTCAAGGGAAGCACCGTCACCCTGGTCCTGTCGTTGCTCGATCGACAGCCCATGTACGGCTATGAGATGATCAAGGAGATGGAGAAGCTCTCTGACGGTATCTTCGCCTTCAAAGAAGGCACACTCTACCCGATCCTGCACGCCCTTGAATCGGAAGGATTGGTCGAGGCCTTCTGGATGGGGGAAGAGGGGGCGCGGCGGAGGAAGTACTACCGGATCACCGGAGCGGGCAAGAGGCGGCTGAGAGAAAAGCGCGCCGAGTGGAACCTGTTCAGTTCCTCTGTCAACCGGATCATTGGGGAGGGGATCCTATGA
- a CDS encoding methionine ABC transporter ATP-binding protein — translation MIDIQQVSVTFAGAGSEVHAVKDVSLQIRKGEIFGIVGASGAGKSTLLRTINLLQRPTQGQIRIDGVDITGFAGEELRRIRLQMGMIFQQFNLIQTKTIYDNIAFAMRVAGAPKAEIQKRVSELLELVGLRGKADAYPAQLSGGQKQRVGIARALANHPKVLLCDEPTSALDLETTNAILELLKEINRRLGITIVLITHEMAVVKKICDRVAVMSGGVVVEMESVLEIFANPRHPFTRQLVHHSYDFGLPERLLQQAPGPIWKIVYCGDHAEHPVISDTAQNFQVDINILHGKIEYIGDQPLGVLLVTVRGAAADISRAIAHIRTKAHRVEVAYGKP, via the coding sequence ATGATTGATATTCAACAGGTGAGCGTCACCTTTGCCGGGGCTGGATCGGAGGTGCATGCCGTCAAGGATGTATCCCTTCAGATTCGCAAGGGAGAGATTTTTGGCATCGTCGGCGCCAGCGGAGCAGGGAAAAGCACCCTGCTCCGCACCATCAATCTGCTGCAGCGCCCGACACAAGGTCAGATCCGCATCGACGGTGTCGATATCACCGGTTTTGCCGGCGAGGAACTGCGCCGGATCCGCCTGCAGATGGGAATGATATTTCAGCAATTCAACCTGATCCAGACCAAGACGATCTATGACAACATCGCTTTCGCCATGCGGGTTGCCGGAGCGCCGAAAGCGGAGATCCAAAAACGAGTCTCCGAATTGCTCGAACTGGTAGGGCTTAGGGGCAAGGCGGACGCCTATCCGGCCCAACTGAGCGGTGGTCAAAAACAACGGGTGGGGATCGCCCGGGCGCTGGCCAACCATCCCAAAGTCCTCTTGTGCGATGAACCGACATCAGCGCTCGACTTGGAAACGACGAACGCCATCCTCGAACTGTTGAAGGAGATCAACCGCCGGTTGGGCATCACCATCGTCTTGATCACCCATGAGATGGCTGTCGTGAAAAAAATCTGTGACCGCGTGGCAGTGATGAGCGGCGGCGTGGTTGTAGAAATGGAGAGTGTTCTCGAGATCTTCGCCAATCCCCGGCATCCGTTTACGCGGCAATTGGTCCATCACTCCTACGATTTCGGACTCCCTGAACGGTTGTTGCAGCAGGCGCCAGGCCCGATTTGGAAGATCGTCTACTGCGGCGATCATGCGGAGCATCCCGTCATATCCGATACAGCCCAGAACTTTCAAGTGGATATCAATATCCTGCATGGAAAGATCGAATATATCGGAGACCAGCCGTTAGGCGTTCTCCTCGTGACGGTTCGAGGCGCGGCAGCAGATATTTCGAGGGCGATCGCCCATATTCGCACCAAAGCGCACCGGGTGGAGGTGGCCTATGGGAAACCTTAA